The bacterium DNA window TGAGCGCCGAGACGCGACAGCCATCGGCAGAGGAGCAGTCCCATCCCGCCCGCTGCCGCGTGCACGAGCACGTTCGTCCCCGGACCGACCTTCACCTTGTCGTGGACGAGGTAGTGCGCGGTGAGTCCCTGGAGCATGACGGCGGCCGCGGTCTCGAGGGGCACGTCGTCGGGAACGGGCACCAGTCCGTCGGCGGACACGCTCTCGAGCTCCGCGTACGAGCCCACGACGGCGCCGGCGCCCATGACCGGTGCCCAGGCAACGCGATCACCCACGCGCACGTCGTCCACGCCCTCCCCGACCGCCATCACGACGCCGGCCCCCTCCACACCCGGCACGAAGGGAACGGGACTCGGGATCCGCCCGCTTCGCATCACGACGTCGGCGAAGTTCACGCCGGCCGCGACGACGCGTACGAGCGCCTCGCCCGGGCCGGCCGTCGGATCCTCGACCTCCCGAACCTCCATCACGTTCGGGGGTCCCGTCTCCTCGATCGAGATCGCGCGCATCGTCGGATTTCTCCTCTACCTCGAGCGGGCTAGGCCAGATCCGTCGTGACGGCGCCGCTCGCGCTCAGGTATGCGTAGTGCGGCAGGTGCGCGAGCTGGCCGCCGTCGACCGAGAGCAGCTGCCCCGTCACGAACGCGGCATCTTCCGAGACCAGATAGAGAACGGCGTGGGCGAGGTCCTCGGCCTGGCCGGCCCGCGGTACCAGGTTGTGGGAGACGATCTCGGCGCCCATCTCGGGGGTGACCGAAGCACGGCTGGACGCCGTCTCGATGTAGCCCGGGGAGACCGTATTGCAGCGGATGCCCTGCCGGCCGTAGGTCGTCGCGATCGATCGCGTGAGCGCGTTGACGCCCGCCTTCGCAGCGGAGTAGGCGAACTGGGAGAGGTCCCCGGCCAGGGACTGGTTGCTCGACGTATTCACGATCGCTCCGCCGCCCCCTTCGATCATCACCGGAATCGCGTACTTCGCCCCGAGCATCGCGCCGCGCAGATTCACCGCGAACGACCGGTCCCAGTAGTCGACGCTCATCGTGAGCAGGTCGGCGTCGTTCGCGTGCTCCGCGCGCGCGGTCATCGCTGCATTGCTGTGGAGCACATCGAGTCCGCCGAGCTCGGAGACCGCCGTCTCCACCATCCGACGCATGTCGTCCTCCGAGGACACGTCCGTCGGACACGCGACGGCCGAGGCCCCCGTCCCGCGAATGCCCTCCGCGACCCGTTCGGCGCCTTCGCCGTCGAGATCGGCCACCAGGACGGCGGCGCCCTCCTTCGCGAGGAGCTCCGCCGTCGCCCGACCGATTCCCGAAGCGGCTCCAGTCACGATCGCCCGCTTTCCGTCGACTCGACCTGCCATCTCTCTTCTCACCTCCTCATGTACGGCGCCCCAGGACGCCGGATGTACGGCGCCCCGGGACGCCGGCGTTCACTCCGGATCGAGGGTCGGAACGGTCCAGCCGCGGATCGACCGCGTGCGCCGCCCCGGCCGCTGTTTGCCGCCCTGGGCCCGGATCTTCTCGAAATGGATCTGGGGCGCCGCGTCGGTCTGTTCGGAGACCTTCGAGCCGCCCTCGGCCCCCCAGCCCTTGTCGTAGGGCGAGAGCAGGTGCTCATGGATGCAGTGGTTGCGTCGGAACTTCCAGCCTTCGGGCGTGCGTGCGTACTCGTAGTCGAGGGTCGCGATGCTCCAGGCGGGCTTCTGCGTGTCCGGGTCGATGAGCAGCGTGAGCAGGAACCACCGACCGTAGGCACGGTCGCCGTCGAGCTCGACGGTCGGGTTCGTGAGCATGTCGAAGGCCCAGCCGCCGGCCTCTTCGAAGCCCGGCATGAACTCGAGATAGAACTGGCGGATGTCCGCCTTCGAGCGCAGCTCCCCGAGGATGCCGTGGTCGTAGCTGGCATCCTCGGCGAAGCAGGCGACGGCATCGTCCCAGCGTGCGTCGTGCATCGCCTGCATGTACTCGCGCGTGAGCCGGTGGATCGCCTCGCGATCCTCGAGAACCTGCAATCGCCCTCGCACCTCGGCGAGCTCGCGGGCGAGCGACTCGAGCGTGGGTTCACTCATACCTGTTCCTCCCCGGGCCAGTCTAGTGCGCGAGACACGTGTGCAGGGAAGGAATCACGACCTCAGTCGATCTCGTCGTCCCGGGCGACGGGACCCGGTCGAGCGTAGAGACCCTCGAGGAAACCGTCCCAGGCTTCGTCGTCCATCTCGACGCGCTGTCGGATCAAACCCTCGGCCATCGCCCCGACGACGTAGCGGGAGCGGGGCGCGTCGCTCTCGAGCGCCTCGACGCAGACCCGGGCCACCTCCTCCGGTGTCGAAGAGCGTTCGCTCCCGGGACCCTCGAAGGTCGAGGTGAGCCCCGCGCGAATGCTCTCGTTCAGACCGGCGTACACGTCCGGCGCGCCTTCGGCGACGCCGTCGATTCCCGTGGCACCGAAGCGACTCGCGACCGGACCAGGCTCGACCACGACGACGCGGAGGCCGAAGCCGGCGACTTCGAAGCGCAGCACGTCGCTGAAGGCTTCGAGCGCGTGCTTCGAGGCGTGGTAGAACGCACCGCCCGGAAAGCTCAGGCGCCCGCCCATGCTGCTCATGTTGAGGATCGTCCCGCTCCCCTTCGCGCGCATCGACGGGAGGACGGCCTGGACCAGGCCGACGGCGCCGACGAAGTTCGTTTCGAGCTGCCGCCGGACGGCGTCGAGGTCGGTCGCCTCGACGGCGCCGTGGAGTCCGAACCCCGCGTTGTTGACGAGCGCGGTGAGCGCGCCCTGCTCGGAGAGGATCCGGTCGACCGCGGCCTCGCGATCCCCCGCCTCGCACACGTCGAGGCGAACGGCAAGCGCGCCCAGGGAGGCGAGGCGATCGAGGGAATCGGCGTCGCGCGCGCCGGCATAGACGCACCAGCCCGACGCGACGAGGGCCTCCGCGAGGGCGAGGCCGATCCCGCTCGAGCAGCCGGTGACGAGGGCGACGCGCGACGTCACGCGCGCCGCTCGTGGGGGCGAGGCAGCATGCCCGGTCGCTCTCCGACTCGTGTCCGCTCACCCGACGTCATGGGACGCGCGATGGTAGCATCGGCCCATGACGAATCTGCGCCTCGATGGTCGCATCGCCCTCGTCACCGGCGCCGCGCGCGGCCAGGGCGAAGCCGAAGCCCGGCTCTTCGCCCGCGAAGGCGCGATGGTCGTCCTCACCGACGTGCTCGAAGCGGAGCTTGCCGAGGTCGCCGCCTC harbors:
- a CDS encoding nuclear transport factor 2 family protein — encoded protein: MSEPTLESLARELAEVRGRLQVLEDREAIHRLTREYMQAMHDARWDDAVACFAEDASYDHGILGELRSKADIRQFYLEFMPGFEEAGGWAFDMLTNPTVELDGDRAYGRWFLLTLLIDPDTQKPAWSIATLDYEYARTPEGWKFRRNHCIHEHLLSPYDKGWGAEGGSKVSEQTDAAPQIHFEKIRAQGGKQRPGRRTRSIRGWTVPTLDPE
- a CDS encoding SDR family NAD(P)-dependent oxidoreductase; the protein is MTSRVALVTGCSSGIGLALAEALVASGWCVYAGARDADSLDRLASLGALAVRLDVCEAGDREAAVDRILSEQGALTALVNNAGFGLHGAVEATDLDAVRRQLETNFVGAVGLVQAVLPSMRAKGSGTILNMSSMGGRLSFPGGAFYHASKHALEAFSDVLRFEVAGFGLRVVVVEPGPVASRFGATGIDGVAEGAPDVYAGLNESIRAGLTSTFEGPGSERSSTPEEVARVCVEALESDAPRSRYVVGAMAEGLIRQRVEMDDEAWDGFLEGLYARPGPVARDDEID
- a CDS encoding quinone oxidoreductase, which gives rise to MRAISIEETGPPNVMEVREVEDPTAGPGEALVRVVAAGVNFADVVMRSGRIPSPVPFVPGVEGAGVVMAVGEGVDDVRVGDRVAWAPVMGAGAVVGSYAELESVSADGLVPVPDDVPLETAAAVMLQGLTAHYLVHDKVKVGPGTNVLVHAAAGGMGLLLCRWLSRLGAHVMGTTSTEEKAEHARAAGADDVILYEDEDFDARVLELTDGAGADYVIDGVGKTTFRKNLACLAVQGHVCLYGMASGPPDPISPLELLPKAICVSGGMMTNFLRTREEVLRKGAEVFDGVCEGWLLPPRITSLPLEQAAEAYAQLEDRGSAGKLVLRVASE
- a CDS encoding SDR family oxidoreductase, with amino-acid sequence MAGRVDGKRAIVTGAASGIGRATAELLAKEGAAVLVADLDGEGAERVAEGIRGTGASAVACPTDVSSEDDMRRMVETAVSELGGLDVLHSNAAMTARAEHANDADLLTMSVDYWDRSFAVNLRGAMLGAKYAIPVMIEGGGGAIVNTSSNQSLAGDLSQFAYSAAKAGVNALTRSIATTYGRQGIRCNTVSPGYIETASSRASVTPEMGAEIVSHNLVPRAGQAEDLAHAVLYLVSEDAAFVTGQLLSVDGGQLAHLPHYAYLSASGAVTTDLA